From Pontibacter actiniarum, a single genomic window includes:
- a CDS encoding MBL fold metallo-hydrolase has protein sequence MNRKAFLQKSLLSSSLLMVPGLAQHSFSTPATGPGLAPAIAHPHRQNICATCGTRYASAKTAESTCPICLDDRQYVGNGGQKWLSYDELAKGRGIRTNKLQTDLYELKITPAFAIGQKAHLVLSKSGNVLWDCIPYLDEPTATYIRSLGGIQAIAISHPHYYSLMAEWATAFDCPVYLHAHDKAWIQDESRHIRLWSGKELALWDGMKVVHVGGHFPGSTVLHLPRHGQGTLLTGDSIYVVRDRKHVSFMYSYPNLVPLPQQAIRLIHERIHPLEFDTIHAAFEGQVIATGAKGAFERSVKRYLGIYQR, from the coding sequence ATGAACCGTAAAGCCTTCCTTCAGAAATCGCTGCTCAGCTCCTCCTTACTCATGGTGCCGGGCCTGGCGCAGCACAGTTTTTCAACACCTGCTACAGGGCCAGGGCTTGCCCCCGCCATTGCGCACCCGCACCGGCAGAACATCTGCGCTACCTGCGGCACCCGCTACGCCTCGGCTAAAACAGCAGAGAGTACCTGCCCCATCTGCCTCGACGACCGCCAGTATGTGGGCAACGGGGGCCAGAAGTGGCTCAGTTACGATGAACTGGCAAAAGGGCGCGGCATCCGCACGAACAAACTGCAAACGGACCTCTACGAACTGAAGATCACACCGGCCTTTGCCATTGGGCAGAAAGCCCACCTGGTGCTCTCAAAGAGCGGCAACGTACTCTGGGATTGCATTCCGTACCTGGATGAGCCGACGGCGACCTACATCCGCTCCCTGGGAGGCATCCAGGCGATCGCTATTTCGCACCCGCACTACTACAGCCTGATGGCGGAGTGGGCCACGGCCTTCGACTGCCCCGTTTACCTGCACGCGCACGACAAGGCCTGGATACAAGACGAGAGCAGGCACATCCGGCTCTGGAGCGGCAAAGAGCTGGCGCTGTGGGACGGCATGAAGGTGGTGCATGTGGGCGGGCACTTCCCCGGCAGCACCGTACTGCACCTCCCCCGGCACGGCCAGGGAACCCTGCTCACCGGCGACAGCATCTATGTGGTGCGCGACAGAAAGCACGTATCCTTTATGTACAGCTACCCGAACCTGGTACCGCTGCCGCAGCAGGCCATCCGCCTTATACACGAGCGCATCCATCCGCTGGAATTCGACACCATCCATGCCGCCTTCGAAGGGCAGGTGATTGCCACGGGAGCCAAGGGAGCTTTTGAGCGGTCGGTAAAACGCTACCTGGGCATTTACCAGCGCTAA
- a CDS encoding helix-turn-helix domain-containing protein: protein MVKAGAPVPVFSEAESFSKNNLRDFYIASYEDRQDAGLRRVAPHRHTYYEVIWIIEGSGTHTIDFRDYAFQGPCLFLLQPSHIHQIVKNGPTKGFVLKFNESLFSTESGTENLLLKYGIFDNINVQPVLHLAPTDVLLLNDLMQKMLLEYKQPSELSAVIIASYLKIFLLQVYKLKDSHREELQPGPEPRYLVYRSFKKMLEENYVRQHAVQYYASELAITPRTLNEITHKYAGKKVSQLIKERLMLEAKRLLHHGRLSVKEVAAHLGFEDPAYFTRFFTKNEGTSPQGFRQQEKHAAAAT, encoded by the coding sequence ATGGTAAAAGCAGGCGCTCCCGTACCGGTTTTCTCTGAGGCAGAAAGCTTCTCCAAAAACAACCTCCGCGACTTTTACATCGCCTCGTACGAAGACAGGCAGGATGCGGGCCTGCGAAGGGTCGCGCCGCACCGCCACACCTACTACGAGGTCATCTGGATTATAGAAGGGAGCGGCACGCACACCATTGACTTTAGGGATTATGCCTTCCAGGGGCCCTGCCTGTTTTTGCTGCAGCCCAGCCACATTCACCAGATCGTGAAAAACGGCCCCACCAAGGGCTTTGTCCTGAAATTTAACGAGTCGCTCTTCTCCACGGAGTCTGGCACGGAGAACCTGCTGCTCAAGTATGGCATCTTCGACAATATTAACGTGCAGCCGGTGCTGCACCTGGCCCCCACTGACGTGCTCCTGCTCAACGACCTGATGCAGAAGATGCTGCTGGAGTACAAGCAGCCCTCCGAGCTGTCAGCGGTTATCATTGCTTCTTATCTCAAAATCTTTCTGCTGCAGGTGTACAAGCTCAAAGACAGCCACCGGGAAGAGCTGCAGCCAGGCCCGGAGCCCCGTTACCTGGTGTACCGCTCCTTTAAAAAGATGCTGGAGGAGAACTATGTACGGCAGCACGCGGTGCAGTACTATGCCTCGGAGCTGGCTATTACGCCACGCACCCTCAACGAAATCACGCACAAGTATGCCGGTAAAAAGGTAAGCCAGCTCATAAAGGAGCGCCTCATGCTGGAGGCAAAAAGGCTGCTGCACCACGGCCGGCTCTCTGTAAAGGAAGTGGCCGCCCACCTGGGCTTCGAAGACCCGGCCTACTTCACCCGCTTCTTTACCAAAAACGAAGGCACCTCGCCGCAGGGCTTCCGGCAGCAGGAGAAGCATGCCGCCGCCGCAACCTAA
- a CDS encoding DoxX family protein — protein MKNSFLNSFILIARILIGVTFLIAGLHKALFWDGPAMWMASKGLPFVPLLLGAAMVTELGGALLLFAGIKIKQTAVVLILLLLPMTLMMHTFWNMEGMMQQTAVMDFIQNIAIIGGLLALAAVAHISEQLTPGTK, from the coding sequence TTCCTTAACTCCTTCATCCTTATCGCCAGAATCCTGATAGGGGTCACTTTTCTGATAGCAGGCTTACATAAAGCCCTGTTCTGGGACGGCCCTGCCATGTGGATGGCTTCTAAAGGGCTGCCGTTTGTGCCCTTGCTGTTGGGGGCAGCCATGGTAACAGAGCTTGGAGGGGCACTACTGTTGTTTGCGGGCATCAAAATAAAACAAACCGCCGTTGTGCTGATCCTGCTGCTCTTGCCCATGACACTCATGATGCACACTTTCTGGAACATGGAAGGGATGATGCAGCAAACCGCCGTCATGGACTTCATCCAGAACATAGCCATTATAGGCGGCTTACTGGCCCTGGCAGCGGTAGCGCACATCTCTGAGCAACTCACACCAGGTACAAAATAA
- a CDS encoding cation diffusion facilitator family transporter, whose protein sequence is MGHHHHHHHGHHHHHATGNIKFAFFLNLGFAVLELVGGFFVNSVAIMSDALHDFGDSLALGMAYFLQRKSEQEGNARYTYGYKRYSVAGALLTSLILIVGAGFIVAEAVERLLDPAMPEPLGMLAFAILGIAVNGAAFFKLQGGFNLNQKAVSLHMLEDLLGWVAVLIVSVVLLFFELPWLDPLLSVGISLFMLVHALRNAFAALKVLLQANPLADRLEQVRAQLLALQPVLGVHQLRVWSLDGEHHVLSAHVVVAAVGEPDAAATLKNEIRNALKPFSITEVTLELEQAEERCALQVQVYL, encoded by the coding sequence ATGGGACATCATCATCACCATCATCACGGGCATCACCACCATCATGCTACCGGTAACATCAAGTTTGCCTTTTTCCTGAACCTGGGCTTCGCCGTACTGGAGCTGGTGGGCGGGTTCTTCGTAAACAGCGTGGCCATTATGAGCGACGCCCTCCACGACTTCGGCGATTCGCTGGCGCTGGGTATGGCTTACTTTCTGCAGCGCAAGTCGGAGCAGGAGGGCAATGCCCGCTACACGTATGGCTACAAGCGCTACTCGGTGGCGGGGGCTTTGCTTACCTCACTTATACTTATCGTGGGGGCAGGGTTTATCGTGGCAGAGGCCGTAGAGCGTTTGCTAGACCCCGCTATGCCGGAGCCTTTGGGCATGCTGGCCTTTGCCATACTTGGCATCGCGGTGAACGGGGCTGCGTTCTTTAAATTGCAGGGCGGCTTTAATCTGAACCAAAAGGCGGTATCGCTGCACATGCTGGAGGACCTGCTGGGGTGGGTAGCGGTACTCATTGTGAGCGTTGTGCTGCTGTTTTTCGAACTGCCCTGGCTCGACCCGCTTCTATCCGTAGGTATTTCGCTGTTTATGCTGGTGCATGCGCTGCGTAACGCTTTTGCCGCCCTCAAGGTGCTGCTGCAGGCAAACCCGCTGGCCGACAGGCTGGAGCAGGTAAGGGCGCAGTTGCTGGCACTGCAGCCGGTGCTGGGGGTGCACCAGCTGCGGGTGTGGTCGCTGGATGGGGAGCACCATGTGCTGTCGGCGCATGTGGTGGTGGCAGCGGTGGGAGAACCGGATGCGGCAGCTACCCTGAAAAACGAAATCAGAAACGCCCTTAAGCCCTTCTCCATAACCGAGGTAACCCTGGAGTTGGAGCAGGCAGAGGAGCGGTGCGCCCTGCAGGTACAAGTATACTTATAA